One Acidiferrobacter thiooxydans DNA window includes the following coding sequences:
- a CDS encoding protein-L-isoaspartate O-methyltransferase family protein gives MSQTSFDVARSAMVAQQIRTCEVLDERLLERLRTVPREAFVPEGQRAAAFADAPIPIGRGQVMFAPMLDARLVNALALTPTDRVLEVGTGTGYLTTVMAGLARIIYSVEIIPEFKLRAAVSLAAQGVANALLEVGDAARGWPRHAPYDAILVSGALPLGPDARFRESLAVGGRLVVIVGEPPAMEARLIVREGADRFSERSLFETDVPVLMNAPRRESFFF, from the coding sequence ATGTCCCAAACATCCTTCGATGTCGCGCGGTCGGCTATGGTTGCACAGCAGATCCGCACCTGCGAGGTACTGGATGAGCGCCTGCTCGAGCGTCTGCGCACGGTACCGCGCGAGGCCTTTGTTCCCGAGGGCCAGCGGGCGGCGGCGTTCGCCGATGCCCCTATCCCCATAGGCCGCGGCCAAGTCATGTTTGCGCCGATGCTCGATGCCCGGCTGGTGAATGCCCTAGCGCTCACACCCACCGACCGCGTGCTCGAGGTCGGCACCGGCACCGGCTACCTGACGACGGTCATGGCCGGGCTCGCACGGATTATCTACAGCGTCGAGATCATACCGGAATTCAAGCTGCGCGCCGCCGTATCGCTGGCCGCGCAGGGGGTCGCCAATGCCCTGCTCGAGGTCGGGGACGCAGCCCGCGGCTGGCCGCGCCACGCGCCCTATGACGCGATCCTCGTGAGCGGCGCGCTGCCCCTGGGTCCGGACGCGCGCTTCCGGGAGTCGCTGGCCGTGGGCGGCCGTCTGGTGGTGATCGTAGGCGAGCCCCCGGCCATGGAGGCCCGCCTCATTGTCCGCGAGGGCGCGGATCGTTTCAGTGAGCGTTCCTTGTTCGAGACCGATGTACCGGTCCTTATGAATGCGCCCCGGCGGGAGTCGTTCTTTTTTTAG
- a CDS encoding rhodanese-like domain-containing protein has product MREIAVQDLHARLKAGETLVLLDVREPWERNLCALPNSLHAPMQQVPTAINSLNPEDEVIVYCHTGVRSFHVGKFLEHNGFKNVANLRGGIEAWAREVDKTMARY; this is encoded by the coding sequence ATGCGTGAGATCGCTGTTCAAGACCTCCATGCCCGCCTGAAGGCGGGCGAGACACTGGTGCTTCTGGACGTACGCGAGCCGTGGGAGCGCAATCTCTGCGCCCTGCCAAACTCCCTGCACGCCCCCATGCAGCAGGTCCCGACGGCCATCAACAGCCTCAACCCCGAGGACGAGGTGATCGTCTACTGCCACACCGGCGTACGCAGCTTCCACGTCGGCAAGTTCCTGGAGCACAACGGCTTCAAGAATGTCGCGAACCTCCGTGGTGGCATAGAGGCCTGGGCGCGCGAGGTCGACAAGACCATGGCGCGTTACTAG
- a CDS encoding isochorismatase family protein has translation MLIEARRSLLILVDLQTRLYAAMTPCSSHFLARIRLLAHAADALDIPVLVTRQYPRGLGPLLPELAEALPDSVPTFDKMTFSCCADRAISEALEGDRDQVLLAGIETHVCVLQTALDLAARGRHAYVITDACASRAPADHRQALARLSREGVRLASVESTVFEWLRDARHPQFRELARAIRDLPKTDSDS, from the coding sequence GTGTTGATCGAGGCGCGCCGCAGCCTTCTCATTCTGGTCGACCTTCAGACCCGGCTCTATGCGGCGATGACGCCGTGTTCGTCGCACTTTCTCGCACGTATCCGGCTGCTGGCGCATGCCGCCGACGCGCTCGATATCCCGGTGCTGGTGACGCGCCAGTACCCGCGGGGTCTGGGACCCCTGCTTCCAGAGCTTGCCGAGGCCTTGCCGGATTCGGTGCCGACGTTCGACAAGATGACGTTCTCGTGCTGTGCCGATCGCGCCATCAGCGAGGCCCTGGAAGGCGACCGCGACCAGGTGCTGCTTGCCGGTATCGAGACCCACGTCTGCGTGCTCCAGACGGCCCTGGACCTCGCGGCGCGGGGCCGGCACGCCTATGTGATTACCGACGCCTGCGCAAGTCGCGCACCCGCCGATCATCGCCAGGCGCTCGCGCGCCTGAGCCGCGAGGGTGTGCGGCTGGCCTCGGTGGAATCGACGGTCTTCGAGTGGCTGCGGGATGCGCGCCACCCGCAGTTCCGGGAGCTCGCCCGCGCGATCAGAGACCTGCCGAAGACGGACTCGGATTCGTAA
- the waaA gene encoding lipid IV(A) 3-deoxy-D-manno-octulosonic acid transferase encodes MMWYTLIARVLLPFALLRLWWRSRHDADYAPRWTERLGYGEPIAGAPIWVHAVSVGETRAAAPLIRSLLDEHPDAPLLITTTTLTGAAQVAMLFGDSVIHRFAPFDLPRAVARFLDRTRPRVAVILETEIWPQLFTALERRHIPVFLANVRLSERSRRRYRHIPRLIAKTLAIPAVIAAQSAADAARLRTLGAPASRVHVIGNMKFELQPTAGLREAAQALRLAWGDRPVWVAASTHQGEEETVLGAYKVLREGFPRLLLVLAPRHPERFESVGRLVRAAGLAVVARSTGLPVTDATQVLLGDTMGELMLFFAASDCAFIGGSLVDTGGHNPLEALALGVPVVFGPHMFNFDEIAQLTLQAGAGIQVADEDGLIAATRLYLGDARLRQTASTAGESLVRAHQGALGRTHALLAPFLTNPSPSSAGL; translated from the coding sequence ATGATGTGGTACACGCTCATCGCGCGCGTCCTGCTGCCGTTTGCGCTCCTGCGGCTCTGGTGGCGTTCGCGTCACGACGCGGACTATGCGCCGCGCTGGACGGAGCGTTTGGGGTATGGCGAGCCGATTGCCGGGGCACCGATCTGGGTGCATGCGGTATCAGTGGGCGAGACGCGTGCCGCCGCGCCCCTGATTCGCAGCTTGCTCGATGAGCACCCGGATGCGCCATTACTGATCACCACGACGACACTGACCGGGGCGGCGCAGGTGGCCATGCTGTTTGGCGATAGCGTGATCCACCGCTTCGCGCCCTTCGATCTGCCGCGGGCGGTGGCACGTTTTCTTGACAGGACCCGGCCGCGCGTCGCCGTGATCCTCGAGACCGAGATCTGGCCGCAGCTCTTTACCGCCCTTGAGCGCCGCCACATCCCCGTGTTTCTCGCCAATGTGCGATTGTCCGAACGGTCCCGCCGGCGCTACCGGCACATCCCGCGGCTGATCGCAAAGACCCTGGCCATACCGGCCGTGATCGCCGCCCAGTCGGCGGCCGATGCCGCGCGCCTGCGCACCCTAGGCGCCCCCGCCTCGCGCGTGCATGTGATCGGCAATATGAAGTTCGAGTTGCAGCCGACCGCCGGCCTGCGTGAGGCGGCCCAGGCCCTGAGGCTTGCCTGGGGCGATCGGCCGGTATGGGTCGCGGCCAGCACCCACCAGGGCGAGGAGGAGACCGTTCTCGGCGCCTATAAGGTCTTGAGGGAAGGCTTCCCGCGCCTCTTGCTGGTGCTCGCCCCACGGCATCCAGAGCGCTTCGAATCGGTGGGCCGGCTCGTGCGGGCGGCGGGACTGGCGGTGGTGGCACGCAGCACCGGCCTTCCGGTAACCGACGCAACCCAAGTGCTGTTGGGGGACACCATGGGGGAGCTTATGCTGTTTTTCGCGGCCAGCGACTGCGCCTTCATCGGCGGCTCGCTCGTCGACACCGGAGGGCACAACCCGCTCGAGGCCCTGGCCTTGGGCGTGCCCGTGGTCTTCGGGCCGCACATGTTCAACTTCGATGAGATCGCGCAACTCACCTTGCAGGCCGGCGCCGGGATCCAGGTCGCCGATGAGGACGGGCTGATCGCGGCCACGCGGCTGTATCTCGGCGATGCGCGGCTACGGCAGACAGCGAGCACCGCCGGCGAATCGCTGGTGCGCGCCCATCAGGGGGCCCTGGGGCGCACGCACGCGCTGCTTGCGCCCTTCCTTACGAATCCGAGTCCGTCTTCGGCAGGTCTCTGA
- the waaC gene encoding lipopolysaccharide heptosyltransferase I: MHVLLVKTSSLGDVVHNLPMVTDMAAMRPGIVIDWLVEPAFADIPAMHPAIHSVIPADIRRWLRAPWDRETWRGVKELRARLTKTRYDLILDTQGLVKSALVARLAQGPLYGPDRRSAREPLAATLYARGLAMSWDRHAVWRNRMLGAGALGYPLPATMPDYGLTMTPAGHTGEPVCVAFHATSRASKLWPPGHWVTLGKALCQRGLRILLPSGNAREQAAATEIAAAIGGRVEALPRTGIRELAGLIAGARMTVGVDTGLLHLAAALGRPTVGIFRDSDPRQTGVLARDAVDLGGLQSCPTVDEVLTALGRLGLGDAA; the protein is encoded by the coding sequence ATGCATGTCCTTCTCGTCAAGACCTCGTCGCTCGGCGATGTCGTTCACAATCTCCCGATGGTCACCGATATGGCCGCCATGCGGCCCGGTATCGTAATCGACTGGCTCGTGGAGCCGGCGTTCGCCGACATTCCGGCGATGCATCCGGCGATCCATTCGGTGATACCGGCAGACATCAGGCGCTGGCTGCGCGCACCCTGGGACCGGGAGACATGGCGGGGGGTGAAGGAATTGCGCGCGCGACTTACGAAAACGCGCTATGACCTGATCCTCGACACCCAAGGCCTGGTCAAGAGCGCGCTCGTCGCCCGACTCGCCCAGGGGCCGCTCTACGGCCCGGACCGGCGGTCGGCGCGTGAGCCGCTGGCGGCGACCCTCTACGCCCGGGGCCTTGCCATGAGCTGGGACCGCCATGCCGTGTGGCGTAACCGCATGCTGGGGGCCGGTGCGCTGGGGTACCCGCTCCCCGCGACCATGCCGGATTATGGGTTGACCATGACGCCTGCGGGCCACACCGGCGAGCCCGTGTGCGTCGCCTTCCATGCCACCAGCCGGGCCTCGAAGCTCTGGCCCCCCGGGCACTGGGTGACGCTCGGGAAGGCGCTTTGCCAACGGGGCTTGCGGATCCTGCTGCCGTCGGGCAACGCCCGCGAGCAGGCGGCCGCCACCGAGATCGCCGCGGCAATCGGGGGCCGGGTCGAGGCCCTGCCGCGCACTGGTATAAGGGAATTGGCGGGCCTGATCGCGGGCGCGCGGATGACGGTAGGCGTGGATACCGGCCTCCTGCATCTGGCCGCGGCCCTGGGAAGGCCGACGGTCGGAATCTTTCGTGACAGCGACCCGCGCCAGACTGGGGTGCTGGCGCGCGACGCGGTCGACCTCGGGGGTCTCCAATCCTGCCCGACGGTAGACGAGGTGCTGACCGCCCTCGGCCGGCTGGGGCTGGGGGACGCGGCATGA
- a CDS encoding glycosyltransferase family 2 protein, whose amino-acid sequence MSLSVIVITHNEEDMIERCLASVAWADEIIVLDSGSTDRTVAFCRQRGARVVETDWPGFGPQKNRALDHATGAWVLSLDADEYLTQEAQAEIQAVLASGPQADAFRMPRLSSYCGRFMRHGGWYPDYVTRLFRRGRARFSDDLVHERLLVSGPVATLREPLRHETYRDLEEVLRKVDHYSAAGAAMAAQGGQRGGVMLALAHGLWSFVRTYFVRRGLLDGPEGLMLAISNAETTYYKYMKLWLLRKQRGRADESS is encoded by the coding sequence ATGTCATTAAGCGTCATCGTCATTACGCACAACGAGGAAGACATGATCGAGCGTTGCCTCGCCTCCGTGGCCTGGGCGGACGAGATCATCGTATTGGACTCGGGGAGCACCGATCGCACCGTAGCCTTTTGCCGACAGCGGGGCGCGCGGGTCGTGGAGACGGACTGGCCGGGCTTCGGGCCGCAGAAGAACCGCGCACTCGATCACGCCACAGGCGCGTGGGTGTTGTCGCTCGATGCCGACGAATACCTGACGCAAGAGGCCCAGGCCGAGATCCAGGCGGTGCTGGCGTCCGGGCCCCAGGCAGACGCCTTCCGGATGCCGCGCCTATCCAGTTATTGTGGGCGCTTCATGCGTCACGGGGGCTGGTATCCGGACTATGTAACGCGCCTCTTTCGCCGGGGCCGCGCGCGCTTCAGCGATGATCTCGTCCACGAGCGGCTTCTGGTATCGGGTCCTGTCGCGACCCTTCGCGAGCCGCTGCGCCACGAGACCTACCGTGATCTGGAGGAGGTGTTGCGCAAGGTCGACCATTACTCCGCGGCCGGTGCGGCCATGGCCGCACAGGGCGGCCAGCGGGGGGGCGTGATGCTCGCGCTCGCGCACGGCCTATGGTCGTTCGTGCGTACCTACTTCGTCAGAAGGGGATTGCTGGATGGCCCCGAAGGCCTGATGCTCGCCATATCCAACGCCGAAACCACCTATTATAAATACATGAAGCTGTGGCTCCTCAGAAAGCAACGGGGTCGAGCCGACGAATCGTCCTAA
- a CDS encoding glycosyltransferase family 9 protein translates to MRSFLVIRRDNIGDLVCTTPLFAVLKTRFPDARLCALVNTYNRAVLDGNPLIDAVYALPSHEEKRPGQNLRARLAENMAALSRLRKERFECVIQASRSTRRKDKVLGYLAGCRHYLTRCHDPDTGHEVVRTLSVLNGIGLYPQPAAPCVYPDPTAVARTRALLERSPAGPAPTAIHLSARSPEKRWPLERYLEFLQKAVALGGRFVVLWSPGPKSQPGHPGDDDRAATLSKELVGLPVTFFRTDMVADLMAVLAASSNLIACDGGHCHLAAALRVPVLGLYCNRFINDWRPWGGCIGSWARRAFRKSPWTRF, encoded by the coding sequence ATGCGAAGCTTCCTTGTGATCCGGCGCGACAACATTGGTGACTTAGTATGCACCACGCCACTCTTCGCGGTTCTGAAGACGCGCTTCCCGGACGCCCGCCTGTGCGCCCTCGTCAATACATATAATCGGGCAGTGCTGGATGGCAATCCGCTCATCGACGCCGTTTATGCCCTGCCAAGCCATGAGGAAAAGCGGCCCGGCCAGAACCTTCGGGCTCGACTTGCGGAAAACATGGCGGCGCTTTCGAGATTACGCAAAGAACGCTTCGAGTGTGTCATCCAAGCGAGCCGATCAACGCGACGCAAAGATAAGGTGTTGGGTTATCTCGCTGGATGTCGGCATTATTTGACGCGATGCCATGACCCGGACACCGGGCATGAAGTGGTCCGGACCCTGTCGGTGCTAAACGGGATAGGGCTATATCCGCAACCTGCCGCGCCTTGCGTCTATCCCGACCCGACGGCTGTGGCCCGCACGCGGGCGCTGTTGGAACGGAGCCCGGCAGGCCCGGCTCCCACCGCTATTCATCTGAGCGCGCGGAGCCCGGAAAAGCGTTGGCCGCTCGAACGATACCTCGAATTTTTGCAAAAAGCGGTGGCGCTTGGCGGACGGTTCGTGGTGCTCTGGTCTCCCGGCCCGAAATCGCAGCCAGGGCACCCCGGGGACGATGACCGGGCAGCAACGCTAAGCAAAGAGCTCGTCGGCCTCCCAGTCACGTTTTTTCGGACGGATATGGTCGCCGACCTTATGGCCGTGTTGGCCGCATCCTCGAATCTCATCGCCTGTGACGGTGGGCACTGCCATTTGGCAGCGGCCCTGCGGGTCCCGGTGCTCGGCCTCTATTGCAATAGATTCATCAATGATTGGCGACCTTGGGGGGGGTGCATCGGATCGTGGGCGCGGCGAGCGTTCCGGAAATCACCGTGGACAAGGTTTTAG
- a CDS encoding glycosyltransferase family 9 protein, with amino-acid sequence MSKRNSKTPTRLIIGAFAATQFLARRASPHRVNRILVSLYYEGLGDVILLTPLIANLRKLYPGASIVLTIPPAYAPLYAKHPYGLTAIPYDRRDPTTFFALRDSGPYDLAVVPFENRQAWLARAAGARWVRGFEGDKWHYRLPVDELVPYPPKIEPVSDMWARLAGGDGSAVYDPADWPAPPLGQPLTHDGSFAVLHLAASSPVRDWEPDRWRAIADWLTRRGLTVILTTGPGQGHIAEAVDPEKRHVQYRGTLGLADLWNLLAEARLLIVPDTGIAHLAKLTRTPTVVLFGQCDPAFYDPGRFWQGMAYQALLVPDISCRDQPWYLRRRGVLAGLRRCMRGADECINDRRCMRDLTPGLVLDAAQKVLDQAARACVGP; translated from the coding sequence ATGAGCAAGCGAAATAGCAAGACACCAACGCGGCTAATCATCGGCGCTTTTGCAGCCACGCAATTCTTGGCGCGGCGCGCCTCCCCACACCGGGTCAATCGGATTCTGGTAAGCCTTTATTACGAAGGCCTTGGCGACGTGATATTGTTGACGCCATTAATCGCGAATTTGCGCAAACTTTATCCGGGCGCCTCGATTGTTCTGACAATCCCCCCAGCCTACGCGCCTTTGTACGCCAAGCATCCTTATGGCCTCACCGCCATCCCCTACGACCGGCGCGATCCCACCACCTTCTTTGCGCTCAGAGACAGCGGCCCCTATGACCTTGCGGTGGTTCCGTTCGAGAATCGCCAGGCGTGGCTTGCGCGCGCGGCGGGGGCGCGGTGGGTTCGGGGATTTGAAGGCGACAAGTGGCACTACCGCTTGCCCGTCGATGAGCTAGTCCCTTATCCGCCAAAGATCGAGCCCGTGAGCGACATGTGGGCACGCCTGGCAGGCGGGGACGGATCGGCGGTCTACGATCCAGCCGATTGGCCGGCGCCCCCCCTCGGCCAACCCTTGACACACGATGGTTCTTTCGCGGTGTTGCATCTCGCAGCCAGCTCGCCTGTTCGCGACTGGGAGCCCGACAGATGGCGCGCGATCGCCGACTGGCTGACGCGGCGCGGCCTTACGGTCATCCTGACAACGGGACCAGGCCAAGGGCATATTGCCGAGGCCGTCGATCCGGAAAAGCGACATGTCCAGTACCGGGGCACATTGGGCCTTGCAGACCTCTGGAACCTGTTGGCTGAGGCGCGACTTCTTATCGTCCCGGACACCGGGATAGCGCACCTCGCAAAGCTCACTCGAACACCAACCGTTGTTCTGTTTGGCCAGTGTGACCCCGCCTTTTACGATCCCGGGCGATTTTGGCAGGGCATGGCCTACCAGGCGCTCTTAGTGCCCGACATCAGCTGTCGCGATCAGCCATGGTACCTTAGGCGGCGTGGCGTCCTCGCGGGGCTTCGGCGCTGCATGAGAGGCGCCGACGAATGCATAAACGACAGGCGCTGCATGCGCGACTTGACGCCGGGGCTCGTTCTCGATGCGGCACAGAAAGTGCTGGATCAGGCAGCGCGTGCGTGCGTTGGCCCCTGA
- a CDS encoding glycosyltransferase family 9 protein, with the protein MPPDPAPRPTREAPRILVVRRDNIGDLVCTLPVFEGIRRRYPNAHIGALVNSYNAPLLDGNPHIDRVHVYTKSKHRPDGGMRALVRDRLGLVAGLRKERYRTVLHAGSRPRSEMRALTRLAGISEQILDQGTNRPLHEVERVYGLLRTLDIPGPAPAPHLVLAPQAVTDARETLAAHGYEQAIGLHISAREDENRWPLGHFAALIREGAGRGHRFVVFWSPGEASRAEHPGDDARARELLDRCRDLPALGYPTRDLLSLAAGLSAVRVLVGSDGGHVHIAAAVGTPVVGLYCNHKVIQWRPWGAGHVVLHGKRVDAIPVDAVLERLWR; encoded by the coding sequence TTGCCACCGGACCCCGCCCCCCGACCGACGCGCGAGGCGCCGCGCATTCTCGTCGTCCGTCGGGATAATATCGGCGACCTCGTATGCACTCTGCCCGTATTCGAGGGGATCCGGCGCCGCTACCCCAATGCCCACATCGGCGCGCTCGTCAACTCCTACAACGCCCCGCTGCTCGACGGAAACCCCCACATCGATCGCGTACATGTCTATACCAAGTCCAAGCACAGACCGGATGGAGGGATGCGAGCGCTCGTGCGTGACAGGCTTGGGCTTGTCGCCGGGCTGCGCAAAGAGCGCTATCGGACGGTCCTGCATGCCGGCAGCCGCCCACGCTCCGAGATGCGCGCCCTGACCCGACTTGCCGGCATCTCCGAGCAGATCCTGGACCAGGGCACGAACCGGCCGCTTCACGAGGTCGAGAGGGTCTACGGGCTGTTGCGCACGCTGGATATTCCCGGCCCGGCGCCCGCACCGCATCTGGTGCTGGCCCCGCAGGCGGTCACGGACGCCCGCGAAACCTTGGCGGCCCATGGCTATGAACAGGCCATAGGCCTTCACATCAGTGCCCGAGAAGACGAGAACCGCTGGCCCCTGGGCCATTTCGCGGCCCTGATCCGCGAGGGCGCGGGCCGCGGTCATCGGTTCGTGGTGTTCTGGTCCCCCGGCGAGGCGTCGCGCGCCGAGCACCCGGGAGATGACGCGCGCGCCCGCGAACTGCTCGACCGATGCCGGGACCTGCCGGCATTGGGCTACCCCACAAGGGATCTCTTGAGTCTCGCGGCGGGCCTTAGCGCCGTCCGCGTGCTCGTGGGGTCCGATGGGGGCCATGTCCATATCGCGGCCGCCGTGGGAACACCGGTGGTCGGCCTGTATTGCAATCACAAGGTTATTCAGTGGCGCCCCTGGGGCGCGGGCCATGTCGTCCTCCACGGCAAGCGCGTGGATGCCATACCGGTCGACGCCGTGCTCGAGCGCCTATGGCGGTAG
- the asnB gene encoding asparagine synthase (glutamine-hydrolyzing): protein MCGIGGFVGRRVVDPGQWGAMLGALKTRGPDAQKAVMWDGSFRETDGAGTAGLLHARLSIRDPRPEADQPMANARRDIWICFNGEVYGYEADRAELIRQGYAFRTTSDTEFILYAYEAWGDAFIERLRGMFALVILDLRSKRLFAARDRLGLKPLLYYADGGDFAFASTLRALVPYLGGQARIAPEAVDAYLAHRYIPAPQTLVRGIKRLANGTSLVWEFGEGRPPELRRYWQPHPAPGDFRETLDKAVALRTASDRPVGIFLSGGIDSAVVASSLVRQGYTNITAFTATFPGTAYDEGPQAARMAKALGLAHRAIPVEPRLADDFDRIVADLDEPFADPSALPLWYLARAASAEVKVVLGGDGGDELFAGYKRYRQHLRSRWRGSATISLAYDGLPWEKPARWREELGLTWQEAYVLRFSGLSPAVRRYLQPDLPGAPAVHWRDFPSDQRGLAALLAIDFANYLPEYILRKGDLCTMAHGLELRAPLLDHRFVDLVTGLPANRRFTRPAKAPLVETCQVCRDEGLLTAKKRGFSPPLNRWLREDLFARLPDLGARLGAATDGQLRAQRVDTLVAAYIAGLDKLAEPVYQLLVLDVTLRSLGLAT, encoded by the coding sequence ATGTGCGGGATCGGGGGTTTTGTCGGTAGGCGCGTCGTCGACCCGGGGCAGTGGGGGGCGATGCTCGGGGCCCTGAAGACCCGCGGCCCCGATGCCCAAAAGGCCGTGATGTGGGACGGGTCTTTTCGGGAGACGGACGGCGCAGGTACGGCCGGCCTTTTGCATGCGCGCCTTAGTATCCGCGATCCGCGCCCCGAGGCCGATCAGCCCATGGCCAATGCTCGCCGGGATATCTGGATCTGCTTCAATGGCGAGGTCTACGGCTACGAGGCCGACCGCGCTGAATTGATACGCCAAGGCTACGCCTTTCGCACCACGAGCGACACGGAGTTCATTCTCTACGCCTACGAGGCCTGGGGAGATGCCTTCATCGAGCGGCTGCGCGGCATGTTCGCGCTCGTCATCCTCGACCTCCGTTCCAAACGGCTCTTCGCCGCGCGTGACAGGTTGGGCCTAAAGCCCCTGCTCTACTACGCTGACGGCGGGGACTTCGCGTTCGCCTCCACCCTGCGCGCCTTGGTTCCCTATCTCGGGGGCCAGGCCCGCATCGCCCCCGAGGCCGTCGATGCCTATCTCGCCCACCGGTATATCCCGGCCCCGCAGACTTTGGTGCGGGGCATCAAACGCCTGGCCAACGGCACTAGCCTCGTGTGGGAGTTCGGGGAAGGACGTCCGCCCGAGCTGCGCCGGTATTGGCAGCCTCATCCTGCGCCCGGCGACTTCCGGGAGACGCTCGATAAGGCCGTGGCTCTGCGCACCGCCTCCGACCGGCCTGTGGGGATCTTTCTGAGTGGCGGCATCGACTCCGCGGTGGTGGCGTCGAGCCTTGTGCGCCAGGGCTATACGAACATTACCGCCTTTACCGCAACCTTCCCCGGGACCGCTTACGACGAGGGGCCGCAGGCGGCGCGCATGGCCAAGGCCCTGGGGCTCGCCCATAGGGCGATACCCGTGGAGCCGCGTCTCGCTGACGACTTCGACCGCATCGTCGCCGATCTCGACGAGCCGTTCGCCGATCCCAGTGCCTTGCCGCTTTGGTATCTCGCGCGGGCCGCAAGCGCGGAGGTCAAGGTGGTGCTGGGCGGCGATGGGGGCGATGAGTTGTTCGCCGGCTACAAGCGCTATCGCCAGCACCTGCGCAGCCGCTGGCGCGGCTCTGCCACGATCTCGCTTGCCTATGATGGCCTGCCGTGGGAAAAGCCGGCGCGCTGGCGTGAGGAGCTGGGATTGACCTGGCAGGAGGCCTATGTGCTGCGCTTCTCGGGGCTGTCGCCGGCCGTGCGCCGCTACCTGCAGCCCGATCTCCCTGGGGCCCCCGCCGTGCATTGGCGGGATTTCCCCTCGGACCAAAGGGGTCTCGCCGCCCTGCTGGCCATCGACTTCGCCAATTACCTGCCGGAGTACATCCTGCGCAAGGGCGACCTATGCACCATGGCGCATGGGCTTGAGCTGCGTGCCCCCCTTCTCGACCACCGATTCGTGGATCTCGTGACCGGCCTGCCCGCAAACCGGCGCTTCACGCGTCCCGCCAAGGCCCCCTTGGTCGAGACCTGCCAAGTCTGCCGCGACGAGGGCCTGTTGACCGCCAAGAAGCGCGGCTTCTCGCCACCCCTGAACCGTTGGCTGCGCGAAGACCTCTTTGCGCGGCTCCCGGACCTTGGGGCGCGGTTGGGGGCTGCGACCGACGGCCAGCTCCGGGCGCAACGCGTCGATACCTTGGTCGCGGCCTACATCGCTGGCCTCGACAAGCTCGCCGAGCCGGTCTACCAGTTGCTCGTGCTGGATGTCACCCTGCGCTCGCTTGGCCTCGCGACTTGA
- a CDS encoding glycosyltransferase family 9 protein, with translation MTRRASRLPLRTRIAWHALARGRRRPPSEDVRRILVAHNLLLGDTLMLTPLVARLRHRHPKAQLVMTCPPAFLPLYEGQPYGLTTVPLEPRDRHSLTRLRALGPFDLAIVPAESRHGWLARAGGARWVRGYAGGAWYYRVSLDEALPAPDRLTTLPDMMAALAGDASADDERFNPKDWPPPRRGRFTPPDIPYAVLHLGAGSPLRYWPAENWRGVASTLAQQGLHVILSAGPGQEALAHAADPEGRFQNVAGRLDLRDMWHLLAAARILVSLDTGIVHLARLTTTPSVVLFGPGQAALYGPGLFYRDIPYRAVTVTDMPCRNETLLFENDISWVQICKREPEDCSFGARCSACISQDAVMDAVVEALAEKQA, from the coding sequence ATGACTAGGCGTGCGAGCCGGCTCCCTTTGCGCACGCGTATCGCCTGGCATGCGCTCGCCCGCGGCCGACGCCGGCCGCCTTCGGAAGACGTCCGTCGTATCCTGGTCGCACATAATCTGCTGCTCGGCGATACCCTGATGCTGACGCCGCTCGTGGCGCGGCTCAGACACCGTCACCCGAAAGCACAGCTCGTCATGACCTGCCCGCCGGCCTTCCTCCCGCTCTATGAAGGACAGCCCTACGGTCTGACAACCGTACCGCTCGAACCCCGCGATCGCCACAGCCTGACCCGGCTGCGCGCCCTCGGGCCCTTCGATCTCGCCATCGTACCCGCCGAGAGCCGCCATGGCTGGCTGGCGCGCGCCGGAGGCGCCCGGTGGGTACGCGGCTACGCGGGCGGCGCCTGGTATTACCGGGTATCGCTGGACGAGGCCCTACCCGCACCCGACCGGCTTACCACCCTGCCCGACATGATGGCAGCACTTGCCGGTGATGCGTCGGCCGATGACGAGCGCTTCAACCCCAAGGACTGGCCGCCCCCTCGGCGCGGCCGATTCACACCGCCCGACATTCCATACGCCGTCTTGCACCTCGGCGCCGGCTCGCCGTTGCGGTATTGGCCCGCCGAGAACTGGCGAGGCGTGGCATCGACGCTGGCGCAGCAGGGCCTCCATGTCATCTTGAGCGCGGGCCCAGGACAGGAGGCGTTGGCGCATGCGGCCGATCCCGAGGGGCGGTTCCAGAATGTCGCTGGGCGACTGGACCTGCGCGACATGTGGCATCTGCTGGCCGCGGCCCGGATTCTCGTCTCACTGGACACGGGGATCGTGCATCTCGCGCGACTCACCACCACCCCGTCGGTGGTCTTGTTCGGGCCGGGACAAGCAGCCCTCTACGGGCCAGGGCTATTTTACCGCGACATCCCTTATCGCGCCGTGACTGTCACGGACATGCCGTGTCGAAACGAAACGCTCCTCTTTGAAAATGACATATCCTGGGTCCAGATCTGTAAGCGCGAACCCGAGGATTGCTCGTTTGGTGCCCGCTGCAGCGCTTGCATTTCTCAAGACGCAGTTATGGACGCGGTCGTGGAGGCGCTGGCCGAGAAACAGGCCTAA